In a single window of the Trichoderma breve strain T069 chromosome 6, whole genome shotgun sequence genome:
- a CDS encoding peroxidase, family 2 domain-containing protein, whose product MLLCNVFSFAVFATAAYASVQVQQWMPPGPDDSRGPCPMLNTLANHGYLPHSGRHISPSQIENAFTNFLNIEAGFAAAAKDFAKAWGNETFDLDDLNTPDILQHIASLTRDDYTSRNPHLKPNFLRIERLMSDSPTSFINIDSIAKTRLRVESESIPNALSKNQMNAALFEAAMVLVMMSDHSPDAESNPPLSAYQGPKDRIRAWFEQERFPTEFGWQPSARTIKLADLNPAIDGIIKSMQRQDNSGRVAQKFSED is encoded by the exons ATGCTTTTGTGCAATGTTTTTTCGTTTGCGGTTTTTGCTACGGCTGCATATGCCAGCGTCCAAGTTCAGCAGTGGATGCCGCCTGGACCAGATGATTCGCGAGGGCCGTGCCCAATGCTGAATACTTTGGCAAACCATGGCTATCT TCCTCATAGTGGCCGCCATATTTCGCCTTCACAGATAGAAAACGCCTTCACAAACTTCCTCAATATCGAAGCAGGATttgcagccgctgccaaggacTTTGCCAAAGCATGGGGTAATGAGACTTTCGACCTTGATGACCTCAACACACCAGACATACTGCAGCACATTGCATCCCTCACTCGAGATGATTACACGTCTCGTAATCCTCATTTGAAGCCAAACTTCCTCCGAATTGAGCGCCTCATGTCTGATAGCCCTACATCATTCATTAACATTGATTCTATTGCCAAAACCCGACTACGTGTGGAATCAGAGTCAATACCAAACGCGCTTTCCAAAAACCAGATGAATGCGGCTCTGTTTGAAGCCGCAATGGTCCTTGTCATGATGTCAGACCACAGCCCTGATGCTGAGTCTAACCCTCCTCTATCGGCGTATCAGGGCCCTAAAGATCGCATTCGAGCATGGTTTGAGCAGGAAAGATTTCCTACGGAATTTGGATGGCAGCCATCAGCAAGGACTATCAAGTTGGCTGACCTGAATCCTGCAATTGACGGTATTATTAAGTCTATGCAGAGACAGGATAACAGCGGGCGTGTTGCGCAAAAGTTTTCTGAAGATTAA
- a CDS encoding transferase family domain-containing protein has product MAETLSPQELSQLSPLEWVMPRSFISQILCFPSTNPRIYEVLRDGLASTLADVPYLASRIVARTHPKGSVALSPPCDSLGDLFRVNDLATAVDYNDLKAGGFRPSLFDGLDLFFADLNPANTSPSPVFRAVLSLVKGGCLLSVSLNHSTADITAFGSLLKIWASHCRTGSSEDIQFSQLWLDRTAIVNSSRHAPADAPLLLHKEDSSPSSQPSKPVEIETTFFRYSAESLTSLKAEISKHLPDGTSWVSTSDILTALLWGSAIFSESSDDDKDTANDVCFMRIAVNCRSRYNPPLPKNYLGAAFGVSLVTAKKVDLMDIGRSSGETYSISAIANVAAAVRQSVNAIDENKMNTIVNHLSAQEDVTGLKLCEQPASVSIVSWADEGVYELDWGTELGHCEVVRLPTFKTKRYPVVFPRLPNGDLEVLVSFDRELLNRWRAAYSVSPWKA; this is encoded by the coding sequence ATGGCGGAAACACTATCACCGCAAGAGCTAAGCCAGCTATCTCCACTCGAGTGGGTGATGCCGCGGTCATTCATTAGCCAAATCCTCTGCTTTCCGTCTACAAATCCTCGAATATACGAAGTCCTCCGAGATGGCCTCGCAAGTACTTTGGCAGATGTTCCATATCTCGCCTCTAGGATAGTGGCCAGGACCCATCCTAAAGGTTCCGTTGCGTTGAGTCCACCGTGTGACTCATTAGGCGATTTATTTCGTGTCAACGATCTCGCCACGGCGGTCGATTATAACGACCTGAAGGCGGGAGGTTTTCGACCTTCGCTATTTGATGGACTGGATCTATTTTTTGCTGACCTCAATCCCGCGAATACGTCGCCCAGTCCGGTCTTTCGCGCCGTCTTATCTCTGGTGAAGGGAGGTTGTTTGCTCAGTGTCAGTCTGAACCACTCAACAGCCGATATTACCGCTTTTGGCTCGCTGTTGAAAATATGGGCGTCGCATTGTAGGACTGGGTCTTCTGAAGATATTCAATTTAGCCAACTGTGGCTGGACCGCACAGCAATTGTCAACAGCTCTCGTCATGCTCCAGCTGATGCGCCGCTTCTCCTTCACAAAGAAGACAGTAGCCCGTCCAGCCAGCCGTCAAAGCCCGTGGAGATTGAAACAACTTTTTTCAGATACTCTGCAGAATCTTTAACAAGTCTCAAGGCCGAAATTAGCAAGCACTTGCCCGATGGGACCTCTTGGGTATCAACTAGCGACATATTAACTGCTCTCCTTTGGGGCTCTGCTATTTTTTCTGAATCTTCAGATGATGATAAAGATACTGCCAACGATGTCTGCTTTATGCGTATTGCAGTCAACTGTCGCAGTCGTTACAACCCACCTTTACCAAAGAACTACCTTGGGGCCGCTTTTGGAGTGTCGCTGGTGACCGCTAAGAAAGTCGATCTCATGGATATAGGAAGATCAAGTGGAGAGACATATTCTATATCAGCAATCGCAAATGTTGCAGCTGCCGTTCGCCAAAGCGTCAATGCTATTGATGAAAACAAGATGAATACCATTGTCAATCATCTATCTGCTCAAGAGGACGTCACAGGACTCAAACTCTGCGAGCAGCCCGCAAGCGTCTCCATTGTCTCTTGGGCCGATGAAGGTGTTTATGAGCTCGATTGGGGCACTGAACTAGGACACTGTGAAGTTGTAAGACTGCCGACTTTCAAGACTAAGCGGTATCCGGTTGTGTTTCCCAGACTTCCCAACGGCGATCTTGAGGTTCTTGTCAGTTTTGACCGGGAGTTGTTGAATAGATGGAGGGCAGCATACAGTGTAAGCCCATGGAAAGCATAG
- a CDS encoding NADPH-dependent FMN reductase domain-containing protein, which yields MAAAKSIAVVISSTRPQRINPFVAGYVASVINSIPQTTAKVELLDLATLNLPLFNEPLVPGEVPADDPTPHYHYEYTRAWSALVRKYDGFIFVTPQYNWSIPASLKNALDYVFHEWNGKPAAIVTYGFRGGVKAEPHLREILNGLRMVTVEPTLALKIVKGGPGEREKLMEETWKEDGADEKIATLFDSLLSHFEAKN from the coding sequence atggctgctgccaagtctATCGCTGTTGTCATCAGCAGTACTCGCCCTCAGCGCATTAACCCCTTCGTTGCTGGTTATGTCGCTTCTGTCATTAACTCTATTCCCCAGACTACTGCAAAGGTTGAATTACTCGATTTGGCAACACTcaatcttcctctcttcaaCGAGCCTCTAGTTCCAGGCGAGGTTCCGGCTGATGATCCCACGCCTCATTATCATTACGAATATACCCGCGCCTGGTCAGCTCTTGTTCGTAAATATGATGGATTCATCTTTGTTACGCCACAATACAACTGGTCTATCCCCGCGAGCTTGAAGAATGCTTTGGACTACGTATTTCATGAGTGGAATGGGAAGCCTGCTGCGATTGTGACATATGGATTCAGAGGCGGTGTTAAAGCTGAACCCCATCTACGCGAAATCCTGAACGGACTGCGAATGGTTACCGTTGAACCGACCTTAGCACTCAAAATCGTTAAAGGGGGGCcaggagagagggaaaagctgATGGAAGAGACTTGgaaggaagatggagcggaCGAAAAGATAGCAACATTATTTGATAGTTTGTTAAGTCATTTTGAAGcaaaaaattaa
- a CDS encoding 50S ribosome-binding GTPase domain-containing protein, with product MTVYHKSMDFSRVSSPTISVESDNAELELPKLTPDDTVIAVMGITGAGKSTFISYFASDAKIGHELQSCTFDIGIHAATIGDKKFYLIDTPGFDDTHRSDTEILRQVADWLNRSYQAQIRLAGIVYLHRITDNRMGGTALKNLSIFKKLCGDEGLSCVVLVITMWGLVSREEGERREHDLSTKPEYWAGMVSRGSKVLRLDKGTVSALAVMEHIFAQRRRITLDIQQEMASGKTLDETSAGQEVQADLAALRKKHKKDLKKLRKEMEQEFNKRDARAREDFIQVRVDLEKKIRLAAQDSERLRVDVKQLQTQRNEELQRLRDEAHKKEMEAQKQLMELRIQLDLARQQNEFEAQIGDMKAELVKKEAEAADRKKKKESDCVVM from the exons ATGACAGTCTACCATAAATCAATGGACTTTAGCCGAGTTAGTAGCCCTACTATATCTGTGGAATCGGATAATGCAGAGTTGGAACTGCCGAAACTTAC ACCTGATGATACTGTTATCGCGGTGATGGGGATTACGGGCGCTGGAAAGAGTACCTTTATTTCTTACTTTGCGTCGGACGCCAAAATCGGACATGAACTCCAGTCGT GCACTTTTGATATCGGTATCCACGCCGCTACTATTGGCGATAAGAAGTTTTACTTAATTGATACCCCTGGCTTTGATGATACCCACAGATCCGACACGGAAATTCTTCGTCAAGTGGCTGACTGGCTGAACCGTTCATACCAAGCCCAGATTCGGCTGGCTGGTATCGTCTACCTTCACCGTATTACAGACAACCGTATGGGCGGAACGGCTTTGAAGAACCtgagcatcttcaagaaACTCTGTGGTGATGAGGGCCTGTCTTGTGTCGTGCTTGTAATAACGATGTGGGGGTTGGTGTCGCGAGAGGAGGGTGAGAGACGCGAGCATGACCTCTCGACAAAGCCAGAATACTGGGCCGGTATGGTGAGTAGGGGAAGCAAGGTCCTCCGACTGGACAAGGGTACCGTATCGGCATTAGCCGTAATGGAGCACATTTTCGCTCAAAGGCGGCGCATCACCCTGGATATCCAGCAAGAGATGGCCAGCGGCAAGACGCTAGACGAGACAAGTGCAGGCCAGGAAGTGCAAGCAGATCTGGCGGCCCTACGAAAGAAGCACAAAAAAGATCTAAAAAAGCTTCGCAAGGAAATGGAGCAGGAGTTTAATAAGCGTGACGCGCGTGCCAGAGAAGATTTTATTCAAGTTCGTGTCGACCTAGAGAAGAAAATTCGGCTTGCCGCCCAGGATAGTGAGCGCTTGCGTGTCGACGTGAAGCAACTACAGACCCAACGGAACGAGGAGCTACAACGATTGCGCGATGAAGCAcacaagaaagagatggaagctcAAAAACAGTTGATGGAGCTCAGGATCCAGCTGGATCTAGCCAGACAACAGAATGAGTTTGAAGCTCAAATAGGGGACATGAAGGCAGAATTGGTAAAAaaggaagctgaagctgcggataggaagaagaaaaaggaaagcgATTGTGTGGTTATGTAG